A DNA window from Bradyrhizobium barranii subsp. barranii contains the following coding sequences:
- a CDS encoding DUF1127 domain-containing protein, with amino-acid sequence MSTINGVAQVRRTATPVQQVTSLFLRVWSAWQKRRRRLKVQTALCALSDRELIDLGATRAEIDYIALQQGRARPDRPAPWRIGSALAILLVVNLFSLISVDRAEAQCTAQDGLRRQLAVKVDPPAPRSEIPISSAADVLAWKTIRIGTFTDTFALRSAMSAMGCGVGNSADEILARPAFTLSRKKAEVELVAVSVAELGFQGEASLREIYARAQQLGLALAPAEIAPQLRLQYLDQPIGEFLTIGMEPIGTWAGEAVVLTVANGGAGLILIGQDGREDAQISAISRFVFVRPGSSMAPETAAMAR; translated from the coding sequence ATGAGTACCATCAACGGCGTTGCGCAGGTGCGACGGACTGCCACACCCGTGCAGCAAGTGACCAGCCTTTTCTTGCGGGTCTGGAGCGCTTGGCAGAAGCGCCGAAGACGACTGAAGGTACAAACCGCTCTCTGTGCCCTCAGCGATCGGGAGCTGATTGATCTCGGCGCGACGCGCGCCGAGATTGACTACATTGCCTTGCAGCAAGGCCGCGCAAGGCCCGATCGTCCGGCACCCTGGCGCATTGGCAGTGCGCTTGCGATCCTATTGGTCGTCAACCTGTTCAGCTTGATTTCCGTAGATCGCGCCGAGGCTCAATGCACTGCGCAGGATGGTTTGCGGAGGCAGCTGGCGGTCAAGGTCGACCCGCCGGCTCCCAGATCGGAGATTCCGATCAGCTCGGCTGCAGATGTCCTGGCGTGGAAGACGATCCGGATAGGAACATTCACGGACACGTTCGCTCTTCGCAGCGCGATGAGCGCAATGGGCTGCGGCGTCGGCAACTCGGCTGATGAGATACTCGCTCGACCGGCCTTTACCCTAAGTCGCAAGAAGGCGGAGGTTGAGCTTGTTGCCGTGTCGGTTGCCGAGCTCGGCTTTCAAGGCGAGGCTTCGCTGCGGGAAATCTATGCGCGTGCACAACAGCTCGGTCTTGCTCTGGCGCCCGCCGAAATCGCGCCCCAGCTGAGACTCCAGTATTTGGACCAGCCGATCGGTGAGTTTCTCACCATCGGGATGGAGCCTATCGGGACGTGGGCGGGTGAAGCGGTCGTCCTGACGGTGGCGAATGGCGGAGCAGGCCTCATCCTGATCGGCCAGGATGGCCGTGAGGACGCGCAGATATCTGCGATATCCCGTTTTGTGTTCGTGCGACCCGGCTCATCCATGGCTCCAGAGACCGCAGCGATGGCCAGGTAG
- a CDS encoding winged helix-turn-helix domain-containing tetratricopeptide repeat protein: MRYLFDEYVLDTDRRELHRGADAVSVAPQVFDILDYLIGNRERVVSKDDLMNAIWKGRIVSEAALATRINGVRTAVGDCGEAQRLIKTIPRKGFRFVGAVREVREPDPSAVPHRSEARTAALPLPDKPSIAVLPFVSLSSDPEQEYFADGIVEEITMALAHFRWLFVIARNSSFAYKGRVVDVKQVGRELGVRYVLEGSVRKAGNRIRIAGQLIDAETGTHLWADRFEGPIEDMFDLQDNLTSSVIGAIAPRLQREEIKRARRKPPENLDAYDHYLRGLAKSRWSNNANTEALQLFCKATELDPRLACGYAMAAWCYTRRKANGWISDPAKEIAEATRLARKAVELGANDPVALSVGGYALAFIAHEFDDAAAFVDRALADNPNFAQAWATSAWLRVWRGEPDLALEHSAHAVRLSPLDPPMYYDAQGAMAYAHFLAGRYDAAVSCAETALRGQTSFLLVTCIAAASNAFAGRHERAQRSLLQALECNPDLRANLENLAPFRRAADFAIFEKGLCEAGLPEKHDVGPP, encoded by the coding sequence TTGCGCTATCTCTTCGATGAATACGTGCTCGACACGGATCGGCGCGAGCTGCATCGCGGGGCCGATGCTGTTTCCGTTGCGCCACAGGTCTTCGACATTCTCGACTACTTGATCGGCAACAGGGAGCGTGTCGTCAGCAAAGACGACCTCATGAACGCCATCTGGAAGGGGCGCATCGTATCGGAGGCCGCGCTTGCGACCCGCATCAATGGCGTCCGCACGGCAGTCGGCGATTGCGGGGAAGCGCAGCGCCTGATCAAGACGATCCCGCGCAAGGGCTTCCGTTTCGTCGGAGCCGTTCGGGAAGTACGGGAGCCGGACCCTTCAGCCGTCCCTCACCGGTCAGAAGCGAGAACAGCGGCCCTCCCGCTACCGGATAAGCCCTCGATTGCCGTACTCCCTTTCGTCAGCCTCAGCTCCGATCCCGAACAGGAGTATTTCGCAGACGGCATCGTGGAGGAAATCACGATGGCCCTCGCTCATTTTCGCTGGCTGTTCGTGATCGCACGCAATTCGAGCTTTGCGTATAAGGGCCGGGTCGTCGACGTAAAGCAGGTCGGCCGCGAGCTTGGTGTCCGCTATGTCCTCGAAGGCAGCGTGCGCAAAGCCGGAAATCGCATTCGAATCGCGGGACAGCTGATCGATGCCGAAACTGGAACGCATCTCTGGGCAGACCGCTTTGAGGGCCCGATCGAGGACATGTTCGATCTGCAGGACAATCTGACGTCCAGTGTCATAGGCGCAATCGCCCCGAGGCTGCAGCGCGAGGAGATCAAGCGGGCAAGGCGGAAGCCGCCCGAAAATCTGGATGCGTATGATCATTATCTGCGCGGGCTGGCGAAATCCCGTTGGTCCAACAACGCAAACACCGAGGCGCTGCAGCTCTTTTGCAAGGCGACCGAACTCGACCCTCGACTGGCTTGTGGCTATGCGATGGCCGCCTGGTGCTATACCCGGCGCAAGGCGAACGGCTGGATCAGCGATCCCGCGAAGGAAATTGCGGAAGCCACCCGGCTGGCCCGGAAGGCGGTAGAACTGGGGGCAAATGATCCGGTTGCACTGTCCGTGGGTGGATATGCACTCGCCTTCATAGCCCATGAGTTCGACGACGCGGCTGCTTTCGTGGATCGAGCTTTGGCTGACAACCCGAACTTCGCGCAAGCCTGGGCCACCAGTGCCTGGTTGAGAGTTTGGAGGGGAGAGCCGGATCTCGCCCTCGAGCACTCCGCACATGCCGTGAGATTGAGCCCGCTCGATCCGCCCATGTACTACGACGCGCAGGGAGCCATGGCGTATGCGCATTTTCTGGCGGGCCGCTATGACGCGGCAGTATCATGCGCCGAGACCGCATTGCGTGGTCAGACGAGTTTCCTGCTCGTGACCTGCATTGCCGCAGCCAGCAACGCGTTCGCCGGGCGGCATGAACGAGCGCAACGATCCCTCCTGCAAGCCCTTGAATGCAATCCAGATCTTCGTGCCAATCTCGAGAATCTGGCACCGTTTCGCCGGGCAGCTGACTTCGCGATCTTCGAGAAGGGTCTCTGCGAAGCGGGCCTTCCGGAAAAGCACGACGTTGGCCCCCCCTGA
- a CDS encoding (Fe-S)-binding protein has product MARLGIAKSDNELAERRRRGVERYRDGSRGVNALSRLQLDTDVLERLGQRSASVATPVEAPDFVFYTGCNVLKTPHIALLALDIMDALGVSYQVMGGPSHCCGILQLKSGDAEMAGRMGSSTMEKLSHSNSGQVISWCPSCYVQYTETILPTVERQHGSRPFEMSPFMRFLGDRLGQLKPHLQRRVEMRVALHRHPGVAGVVESAAEILTAVPGIELVDLNQPAVGLQSVDVGALPKYKRELQLMELEAARDAGVDALVAVYHSDHRELCAHERDWPFRIVNILEVVGESMGLHRHDRYKELKIMQDADQIVADCSDLIAKHSLDPGSARDVVVKVLLGDQPLPLRRGAPPETRAGGVEPS; this is encoded by the coding sequence ATGGCGCGGCTTGGCATCGCGAAGTCGGACAATGAGCTTGCCGAACGGCGCCGGCGGGGTGTCGAGAGGTATCGCGACGGCAGTCGTGGCGTGAACGCGCTTTCGCGCCTGCAACTCGATACGGACGTGCTCGAACGACTGGGTCAGAGATCGGCGTCGGTCGCCACGCCCGTTGAAGCGCCGGATTTCGTGTTTTACACCGGCTGCAATGTGCTCAAGACGCCGCACATCGCCTTGCTTGCCCTCGATATCATGGACGCGCTCGGCGTCAGTTACCAGGTGATGGGCGGGCCGAGCCATTGCTGCGGCATTCTCCAACTCAAGTCTGGCGACGCAGAGATGGCCGGTCGTATGGGATCGAGTACGATGGAAAAGCTGTCGCACTCGAACTCGGGGCAGGTGATCTCCTGGTGCCCGTCGTGCTACGTCCAGTACACGGAGACCATCCTGCCAACGGTGGAGCGACAGCACGGGTCGCGCCCGTTCGAGATGAGCCCATTCATGCGCTTTCTCGGCGACCGGCTGGGGCAGCTCAAGCCGCACCTTCAGCGCAGGGTCGAAATGCGGGTCGCGCTGCACAGGCATCCCGGCGTGGCCGGCGTCGTGGAATCCGCAGCTGAGATCTTGACGGCGGTACCCGGTATCGAACTCGTCGATCTGAACCAGCCGGCGGTGGGTTTGCAGAGCGTGGATGTCGGCGCGCTTCCAAAGTACAAGCGCGAATTGCAACTTATGGAGCTTGAGGCGGCGCGCGATGCAGGTGTCGATGCACTGGTCGCGGTCTATCATTCCGATCATCGCGAACTGTGCGCGCACGAGCGCGACTGGCCATTCCGTATCGTAAATATCCTTGAAGTGGTTGGCGAAAGCATGGGCCTGCATCGGCACGATCGCTACAAAGAGCTCAAGATCATGCAGGACGCCGACCAGATCGTCGCCGACTGTAGCGACCTGATCGCAAAGCACTCGCTTGATCCCGGCAGTGCGCGTGACGTGGTGGTGAAGGTGTTGCTTGGCGACCAGCCGCTTCCCCTGAGGCGTGGCGCGCCCCCGGAGACGCGCGCCGGGGGCGTGGAGCCGTCGTAG
- a CDS encoding Bug family tripartite tricarboxylate transporter substrate binding protein, whose product MITRRDVLSAAAAAFAAAHISPRALAQPIARTAHILTGFTPGLQDGLARLVAGQMSGYAETIVVETRPGAAGRIAVEAVKNADADGSVMLFAPLGFMMFFPHVYKTLRYYPRDFTPVSTVASTPTLLTVGPSVPADVKTLADFVAWCRANPKHATFGSPGAGTSLHFLGTTLGRTAGFDFLHVPYQGGGAIQDLVKGVIAATVMPIGSSLGLVQSGDLRALATTGPRRSLFVPAVPTMREAGYPSLEDLTWFAFFVPAKTPAPIVDKLNTAIQAALRTDEVKAGMAKLAVEPDAIAMEDFGRLIASESDRWKAIVQATGFVPTD is encoded by the coding sequence ATGATCACGCGTCGTGATGTGTTGTCGGCGGCCGCTGCCGCGTTCGCCGCTGCGCATATTTCGCCGCGGGCGCTCGCACAGCCGATCGCGAGAACCGCGCATATCCTGACGGGCTTCACGCCCGGACTGCAGGATGGGTTGGCGCGGCTCGTGGCCGGCCAGATGAGCGGCTATGCGGAAACCATTGTGGTCGAGACCCGTCCGGGCGCGGCCGGTCGCATCGCGGTGGAGGCGGTGAAGAACGCCGACGCCGACGGATCGGTCATGCTGTTCGCGCCGCTCGGCTTCATGATGTTCTTTCCGCACGTCTACAAGACACTGAGATACTATCCGCGGGATTTCACACCTGTGTCGACTGTCGCCTCGACCCCGACATTGCTGACGGTCGGTCCCAGCGTGCCGGCCGACGTCAAGACGCTGGCGGACTTCGTGGCCTGGTGCCGCGCCAATCCGAAGCACGCCACCTTTGGTTCGCCGGGCGCCGGAACCTCGCTCCATTTTCTTGGTACGACGCTGGGCCGCACCGCCGGCTTCGATTTTCTTCACGTGCCCTATCAGGGCGGTGGCGCGATTCAGGATCTGGTCAAGGGTGTGATTGCCGCGACCGTCATGCCGATCGGCAGCTCGCTCGGGCTCGTCCAATCCGGCGATCTTCGCGCGCTGGCGACCACCGGACCGCGCCGCAGCCTGTTTGTTCCGGCGGTGCCGACAATGCGGGAGGCCGGATATCCGTCGCTCGAGGACCTCACATGGTTTGCGTTCTTCGTTCCGGCCAAGACGCCGGCGCCGATCGTCGATAAGCTCAACACCGCGATCCAGGCGGCCTTGCGCACCGACGAGGTCAAGGCCGGTATGGCAAAGCTGGCCGTCGAGCCCGACGCGATCGCCATGGAAGACTTCGGCCGGCTGATCGCATCCGAATCCGACCGGTGGAAGGCGATCGTGCAGGCAACGGGGTTCGTCCCGACCGATTGA